The genomic window CAAGACCTTCGTCGGAGCCCGACTGCGGCAACTCCGGACCGACCGCGGTCTCAGCCAGGCCGCTCTGGCGAAGACCCTCGAGATCTCCGCGAGCTATCTCAACCAGATCGAGCACGACGTGCGCCCCCTCACCGTGCCGGTGCTGCTGCGGATCAGCGAGGTGTTCGGCGTCGACACCACATTCTTCTCGTCGCAGGACGACACCCGCCTGATCGCCGAGCTTCGTGAGGTGGCCCTCGACAAGGACATCGGCATCGACGCGGATGCGCAGGAGATCGCGGAGATGGTGTCGTCGCACCCGGGGTTGGCGAAGGCGATGGTCAACATGCACCGCCGGTTCCGGAACACCAGCGCACAGTTGGCAGCGGCCACCGAGGACCGGTTCAGCGACGGCAGCGGCAGCGGGTCGATCACGATGCCGCACGAAGAGGTCCGCGACTACTTCTACCAACGACAGAACTACATCCACGATCTCGACACCGCGGCCGAGGACCTCACCGCACGGCTGCGGTTCCATCGCGGCGACATCGCCGACGGTATCGCGCGCCGCCTCGAGAACCTGCACGACGTGCAGATCGTGCGCCGCATCGATCTGGGTGAGAACGTCCTGCACCGCTACGACCCGGAAACCCGGGTCCTGGAGATCTCCCCGGCACTCTCCGGTGGGCAGCAGGTGTTCAAGTTCGCCACCGAACTCGCCTACCTCGAGTGCGGTGATCTGCTGCGTCGACTCGTCGACGAGGGCAATTTCACGTCCGACGACGCCCGCTCCCTCGCGATGCTGGGCCTGGCGAACTACTTCGCAGCCGCGACGGTACTGCCGTACGGGCAGTTCCACGAGATCGCCGAGGACTTCCGCTACGACATCGAGCGGCTGTCGGCGTTCTACGCGGTCAGCTACGAAACCATCTGCCACCGGCTCTCCACGCTGCAGCGCCCCAAGCAGCGCGGTGTGCCGTGGTCGTTCGTCCGCGTGGACCGCGCCGGCAACATGTCGAAACGACAGTCCGCCACCGGCTTCCACTTCTCGTCGAGCGGCGGCACCTGCCCGCTGTGGAACGTGTACGAGACGTTCGCCTACCCGGGCAAGATCATGACGCAGATCGCGCAGATGCCCGACGGCCGCAACTACCTGTGGGTCGCGCGCACCGTGGAGCGGCGTGCGCAACGCTACGGGCAGCCCGGCAAGACGTTCGCGATCGGCCTGGGCTGCGAGCTGCGGCACGCGCCGCGGGTCGTGTACGCCGACGGGCTCGACCTCGCGGGCAGCACCGCCACCCCGATCGGGGCGGGCTGCCGGGTATGCGAGCGGATGAACTGCCCGCAGCGCGCCTTCCCGCCCCTCGGCAAGAATCTCGACATCAACGAGCACCGGAGTTCGGTGTCGCCGTACACGATTCGCTGACCGTCTACGGTCGGCTTCCGCTGCGCAACCCGAGCCGCTGCGTCGCGAGGGCCTTCACCGCACCCTTGGCGACCTTGCCTCCCGCCGCGAGCGGCAGCTCGTCGGCGACGACGACGTACTCCGGCACGTACTCGCGGGTGACGCCGCGCGCCGTGAGCCACTCGGCCAGCCCGGTGACGGTGAGCGCGGAACCGTCCCCGGTCACCACGACCGCGCACACACGTTCACCGAACAGGTCGTCGGGCACCCCGACGACCGCGACCGCGGCGACCGCCGGATGGCCCTGCACCGACTCCTCGACCTCGACCGCCGAAATGTTCTTGCCGCCGCGGATGACGATGTCCGCCTTGCGGCCCACCACCCGGACCCGGCCCGCCACGTCGATCTCGACGACGTCGCCGAGCAGCATCCAGCCGTCGTCGGTGTACAGCTCGGCGTCGGCCGCCGGATCGTCCCAGTAGCCACGGCACACGAGGGGGCCGTTGACGCCGGGCTGCCCGCGCCGCACGTCACCGCGCACCTCGGTACCGCTGTCGTCGAACACCCGCACCCGCATGTCGTCGATGACGTGCCCGCACGTCCGCAGCCGGGTGTCGGCGTCGTCGTCGACGGTCGTGACGCTCACCGCGCCGGTCTCGTTCGACCCGTAGAACTGGAGGACCGCCGCACCGGTGCGCTCCTCGAACGCGAGCGCCTCCGAATACGGCACCGCCTCGCCGCCGGTGAACATCACCCGCAGCGCACCGAGATCGGCGTCGTGGGCTCGCGTCGACCGCAGCAGCATCTTGAACTGGGTGCTGACGCAGTGCAGGACCGTCACCCGCTCCCGCTCGAGCAGGTCGATCATCGTGTCGACGTCGAACCGGTCGAGCACCACGACGGGGGAACCGAGCAGCACCGGCAGGAAATGCGCTGTCCACAAACCGAATCCGAACGGTGCCGGCACGGCACCGAGGAAGACGTCGTCACCCGTGATGCGTCCGGCACGGATCGCGATCCGGCAGAACTCGATCCACCGGTGCTCGGTCTGGGTCACCAGTTTCGGCAGTCCCGTCGTGCCGGACGTCGAGTTGAGCATCGATACGTCGTGGATCGTGAACCGTGGTCCGGCGGCGCCGAACCGCCGCTCGGTCACCGGCAGCACCCGGCCACCGGCGTCCTCGGCGGTGGCCGACCCGTCGGTGTCGACGTAGACGATGCGGTCGAGGTCGGTGTGCGGCACCGGCTCCGCACCCGGAACGCCGGTGCCGGTGCCGGTGCCGGTGCCGGTGCCGTGCAGGCTGCGCGACGTGATCAGGACGCGGGCCCCGGAGCGTCCGATCAGGTGCGCCACTTCCTGTGCACCCGAACGGGATCCGATACCGACCGCGATCCGGCCGGTGCGCCACGCGGCGACCAGGGCGGCGTGGAAGACCATCGTGTCCGGCAGATACACCGCGACCGCACCGTCCGCGGCGCCGGCGAGCGCCGACGCGATCCGATCCGCTGTCGCGTCGTATTCCGCCCAGGAGACGCGGGTGTCGCGGGTGACGAATGCGGGCGCGTCGGGTGTGACGGTCGCGTGGTGGCGGACCAGTTCACTGACGCTCCGTACGGGGAGGCCCGGATCCTCGTTCACCGGGCCACCAGTCGGCGCAGGTCCCGGACCGCAGCCTGCAGCTCGCGCACGTCCCGGCGCAGTCCGTCGAGATCGGAATCGTCGTCACTGTGGTCGATCTCGGGTTCCGGTTCGACGACCCGAGCCGGAACCGGAGCAACAGGCGTGCCCGGCGTCCCGACCGCGAACCCGTCCAGGAACACGGTTATCAGGTTGTGTCGCAACCGATCCGAGTCCCGGTCCAGGGTCGGCCGACTGTTGCGGACCGTCGACCACACCGCGTCGCTGAGCATCCGGTGGAAATGCCGGACGTCGAGGTCCGCACGGAACTCGCCCGATGCGACCCCGGCCTCGATCGTGGCCGACCAGAGCTCGTGTGCCCGGCGGACGGCCGCGTTGATCGTGTCGTCCACCGGCTGCGACGACAACACGCTCTCGTTCTGGTAGATCTCGGTCGCGAACGGGTGGTCGATGGCTGCCGCGAATGCGACCGTCACCATGCGGTCCAGATGTTCGCGGGCACTGCCTCCGCTCGCGATCGCGTCCTCGTACCGGTGGTTCAGGTCGTCCACGAACGCGATCACGATCTCGAACGCGATGTCGTCCTTGGACGCGAAGTAGTGGTACAGGCTGCCGGACAGGATGCCGACCGCGTCGGCGATGTCGCGCACGGTGGTACCGGCGACACCGCGTTCGCTGAACAGCTTCGCAGCGTGGAACAGAATCTCTTCCCGTCGGGTCGATGCCACCCGTGGAACCTCCGCTCCTCAACCGATCGAGCGCTTGCTCGTTTTCGCGATGCTACCCCCCACGCGCGTGTTTCCCCGGTGTTTCCCCGCACTCTCCGTATGCTCGGCCGGCATGAGCGCAGACGACGCGACCGACGGTGACGGCCCCCTCCCCCGGGTCCGCCCGGGACGGCTCCGGGAACTGGGCCCCCTCAACTGGGTGGCATGGCGGGTGCTGTCGCTGGGCTCCGGCACGAAGGACGCGCAACTGTTCAGCACGCTCGGCCGGACCGGCGGTCTGTTCCGCGGCTGGCTGCACTACTCCGGGGTGCTGATGCTGCTGCCCGGGACGAAACTCACCCGGTTCGAGATCGAGGTCGTCGTGCTGCGGGTGGCGCATCTGCGCGACTGCCGGTACGAGATGGACCATCACCTCCGGCTCGGCCGCCGGGCCGGCGTCACCCCACAGATCCTCGACCGCATCCTGCACGGGCCGGACCACCCCGACTGGAGTCCCCGCTACCGGGCGATGCTCGCCGCGACCGACCGGCTCGTGACGACCGCCGCGATCGACGACGCCACCTGGTCGGCGCTGGCCGAGCACCTCGACGATCGCCGCCTCGTGGAATTCTGTCTGCTGGTCACCCAGTACGACGGTCTGGCCACCACGATCGGGGCGTTGCGGATCCGACCGGACTTCTGAACCGACCACGGTGGCACACTGGAGCCGTGGACCCCGAGCAGCTCCGAACCGACTTCTCCCCGTTCCTGATGACGTACCGGTTCGGCATCACCCAGCTGCTCACCAAGGTGAACATCCTCAAGGACGAGTTCACACACATCAACCGCTACAGCCCCATCGAGCACGTCACCTCCCGGTTGAAGACTCCCGAGTCCATCATCCGCAAGGCCGACCGCATCGGCTGCCCGATCACCCTCGACGACGTCCGCGACCAGATCCTCGACATCGCCGGCGTCCGGATCACGTGCAGCTTCATCTCCGACACGTACCGCATCGCCGAGATGATCACGAGCCAGCCCGACATCGAGGTCCGCGAGGTCGAGGACTACATCGCGAACCCGAAACCCAACGGCTACAAGAGCCTGCATCTGATCGTCACGGTGCCGGTGTACCTGAGCGATACCGTGCACACGATCCCGATCGAACTCCAGATCCGCACCATCGCAATGGATTTCTGGGCCAGCCTGGAACACAAGATCTACTACAAGTTCAATCGCGAGGTGCCGGAGCACCTGCTCGCCGAACTCACCGAGGCCGCCGAGACCGCGCACCGCCTCGACGTGAAGATGGAGCGGCTCAACGACGAGTTCGCGAAGATCAAGGCCCGGTCCGGATCCGACGACGACGCCGCCGAAGTGGCCCGGTCCACCCGCATGCTCGACGCCCTGCAGACCCGGCTGCACGGGCAGACGCCGCCCGACTGATCGGCGGACCGGAACCGAAACCCGTCCGTGCTCCCGATCCTGTAGGAACCCCATGTCCTCAGATGCCCAGGTGTCGTCGCCTCCGGACGTCCGGCCGCCACCCGTCCCAACCCCAACCACGATCCGCACTGACTCATCCTGTGATCCGAGGCTACGCGGCACCGACCAGAGTGGCGTGCCTGCTGCCTACACCCAGATCCAATTCACGTGCAGCCACATGAACGCCGCCCGTATCGCAGCTCCGACTTGCGGGCCGACGAACATCTCGAGGTCCAACATCTGGTCCACCACCTTCGACAACGAGCGCCCGACCTGCAGGCCACGGTACGCCGATGCCGCCGGTACAGATAGCAGAGCGCCCCGACTGCCTCGTCAGCAAGCCAACCGGGGCGCTCGTCGGCTCGTCCTAGTCCGTCGGGAACTTCTTCAGCGTGATCTTCACCAGGTCAGGGTCGAATACCTTGCGCGACTGCCCTTCCGGGATCGGCAGCACGGCCACATCGAACAACGAGGCCACCAGCACCCGGCGCTCGATCAGCGTCAGCTCGTCCCAATACCGTTGCGGGTCGTCTGTATCCACCGCGCCCACGGTCGGCTCAGGCGATGATTCCGCCTGCCGCCAAGCTGCCTCGAGCTTCGGCGTGATGCGGTCGCGGATCCGGTGAAACGTGTCCCGGTCGATCTTCTCGTCGGCGTAGTCGTCGGCTGCCTCGTCGAGCCGTGCCTGCAGCTGCCGGGCGGTGTCGAAGGCGCGTGCCTGCTCGTCGTCGGCCCGGTCACGTTTCGCCAGAGCGCGCCCTGCCTCGGTACCGAAGAACTCCACAACGGCAGCCGCTACCAACCCGTCCACGAGGTCGATACGCCGGTAAACGCACGAGTTCACGCTGCTGCAGGTGTAACTCGGTTTCGCCACCGTCGAGCGGGAAGACGCCGACAGCTTTGCCTTACACTTCCCGCACACACCGACAGCAGATAGCAGTGTCGAGGGCGCTCTGCCGAACGTCGGACGGCCCGGCGTCTTCGCGCTCAGCGCCACCACCAGACGATCATGGGTTTCGATGTCCCACAGCGGCTCCCAGGTACCGGGGATGTCGCGCCCCTTGTACCGGCGGATACCGGCATATACCGGCCGGGCCAGCATCTGGCGCAATGTTGCAGGACGCCAAGCGATCCCGGTCGGCGACGGCAGGCCGTCCTTGTTCAACCTCGTTGAGAGCGTGTACGCCGAACCACCGGAGAGGATGTAGTCGGCCCACTGGCGCACGAGCACGGCCGTCTCAGGATCCGTGCGCCATCCGATCAGCTTTCCGCTGTGCTCGTCCCGAACCGCACGGTAGCCGTAGGGGACTTTGCTACTCGGCTTCCCGGCCTCGGCGTGCGCCTTGATGCCGCGCATGGCTCGTCGGCGGATCTCGTCGGCCTCGTTCTCGGCAACCGCAGCGGAGAATGTGAGTGCCATCCGGTCGGCCGGGTCGGAGAGATCGTAGGTCCGGCCACCGATGCACCATTTCGACCCCAGCTCCGAACACAGGTCACGGATGTCGACGTACTGCTGTAGCCGTCGCGAGATCCGGGACGTTTCCCACATCACCAGCACCTGGCCGGGCCGGAGGGTTCGCCGGAGCTGTTCGTAGCCGGGCCGGTAGCCGTGCTTCGTGTGCCTCGATGCGCCGATGTCGCGGTCGGTGATCTCGGCCTCGATCTCCCAGCCGTTGCGCTCGCACACGTCGCGGCACTCGGTTACCTGCTGTTCTACCGAGCGCCCGATGCCGCGATCTCGGGACACTCTCGCGTAGATGACTGCTTTCACCAGGTCAGCGTATCGCGTAATGACAGTATTCGATTCCTGGCCTGGCGGTGGTGCCTGCTGGTGAACATCCCCATCGCGCTGTTCGCGCTCGCCGTCACCGCACCCGTCGTCGAGGAGACCAAGGCCCACGGCGACACCAGCTACGACGTCCCCGGCACCGTCCTCGTCGCGGTCGGTCTCGGTTCCCTCGTGTACGGCTTCACGCAGGCCGAGAAGCACGGATGGGCGTCGGCCCAGACGATCGGGTTCATCGCCGTCGGCTCGATCGCCCTCGTTCTGTTCGTGCTCGTGGAGAAGCGGGCCGCCAACCCCCTGCTGCCGATGTCGGTGCCGTGGCACCGCAACCGCGGACCCAGCTTCCTCGCATCCGTCACGGTCGGCGCCGCCCTGCTCGGCGGCACCCTGTACCTGACGTTCTACCTGCAGATCGTCCTCGGCTTCAGCCCGTTCGTCGCCGGTCTCGCCGCCCAGCTCAGCACCCGTGTCGGGCCGAAGCTGCCGATGACCGTCGGCCCCGTCGTCGCCGCCGCCGGACTGTTGCTGCTCTCCCGTATCGAGGTCCACGGCTCCTACTGGACCGGCGTCCTGCCCGGCCTGCTCGTGTTCGGCGCCGGACTCGGCCTGCTCATGGTGCCCATGCAGAACGTCGCCCTCGTCGGCTACTCCCAGGTCTTCCTGTGGTCGGCGGCCCTCATCGTCGTCATCGCCCCCGTCGTCGCCGCACTCGTCCGTGCCGAAAAGCACGACCTGCCCACCGAGGGCGCCGTCGGGGCGCACTGATCGCTTCCCCCTGAGACGAGCTGAAGGGTCCCTTCGTACGCTGCGAGCGTACGAAGGGACCCTTCAGCTGTTGCGACGGAGAAGAACCGTCAGAAGTTGATCATGTGACCGGCGAGACCGTGGATCGCTTCCTGCAGCGCCTCCGACAGGGTCGGGTGGGTGTGCACGTTGCGGGCCAGTTCGTTGACGGTGAGGTCCCACTTCTGCGCGAGGGTGAGTTCGGGCAGGAGTTCGGAGACGTCGGGGCCGATGAGGTGGCCGCCGATGAGCTCACCGTGGGTCTTGTCGGCGATGAGCTTGACGAAGCCGGTGGGGTCGGCGAGGCCGTGGGCCTTGCCGTTCGCCATGAACGGGAAGGTGGCGACCTTGACGTCGTAGCCTTCGGCCTTGGCCTGCTCCTCGGTGAGTCCGAAGGACGCGACCTGCGGCTGGCAGAACGTGGCGCGCGGCATCATCCGGTAGTCGCCCAGTTCCATCGTCTCGGCGCCGCCGATGGTTTCGGCGGCGACGACGCCCTGCGCCTCGGCGACGTGCGCGAGCTGCAGCTTGGCGGTGACGTCACCGATGGCGTAGATGCCGGGGACGTTGGTGCGCATGCGCTCGTCGATGGCGATGGCGCCGCGGTCGGTGAGCTGCACACCGGTGTTCTCGAGGCCGTAGCCGGTGACGTTGGGGGCGAAGCCGACGGACTGCAGGACCTTGTCGACGACGACGGTCTCGACCGCGCCGGACTTGTTGTCCTTGATGGCGACGGTGACCTTGGTGCCGTCGTCGTCGATGGTCTGGACGGCGGCGCCGGTCTTGATGGTGACGCCGAGCTTCTTGTACTGCTTGGCGATCTCCTTGGAGACGTCGGCGTCCTCGTTGGGCAGGGCCCGGTCGAGGAACTCGACGATCGTGACGTCGACGCCGTAGTTCTTCAGGACGTAGCCGAACTCCATGCCGATCGCGCCGGCACCGACGATGAGGATCGAGCCGGGCAGGTCGCGGGTGAGGATCTGCTCCTCGTAGGTGACGACGTTCTTGCTCACCGACGTGCCCGGAAGCAGCTTGGTGGTGCTGCCGGTGGCGATGATGACGTTGTCGAACGTGACCGTCTCGGTGCCGCCCTTGGTGAGGGTGACGGAGATCGCGTTGGGTCCGGTGAACGTGCCACGGCCCTCGAACTCGTCGATCTTGTTCTTCTTCATCAGGAAGTGGACGCCCTTGACGCGGCCGTCCGCGACCTGACGGCTGCGGTCGAATGCCGCGCCGAAGTCGAAGGTCGCCTCTCCGCTGATGCCGAAGGTCTTGGCTTCCTTGTGGAAGATGTGCGCAAGCTCGGCGTTGCGGAGAAGGGCCTTGGACGGGATGCAGCCGACGTTCAGGCAGACACCGCCCCAGTACTTCTCTTCGATGATGGCGGTCTTCAGTCCCAGCTGTGCCGCGCGGATAGCAGCGACGTACCCACCGGGACCGGCTCCGAGGACAACGACGTCATAGTGTGAGGTCACGAGGCCCTAGCCTAGTCCCGCCCGGATCGTGTGTCCCGAGATGGTCCCTACCGAAAAGTAAGATTCGAAGATCGTCTCCGGCACACCCCGGACACACCTGCAGCCCCAGCCGCCGGAGCGACTGGGGCCGGAGGTGCGAATGCTCAGCTGAACGAGATCGAGCTCCCGAGGTCTCCGACGGTGCTCCCGCCGAAGACGCTGCCCCTGCTGAGGCCGAGGACGATGTCGAGCAGACCCGACAGCGAACCTGTCGCCGACTCACCCAGGGAGCCGAGGTCGATAACGTCCGAGTTCATGGCAGTCGCCTTCCTACTACTGGTGGTCCGAGATCAGGAGAGCTCGGTGACGGAGCCGAAGTTCACGACGTTGCCGATGACGCCGATGAGGGCTGCGATGATGCCGTCGAGATTCATTGCGTTTCCTTACTTTCGTGGTGGTGGTACGACAGGAGAACGAACTAGCTCAGTTCGGTGACGGAACCGAAGTTGACCAGGTTGCCGATGACGCCGACGAGAGCCGCGATGATGCCGTCGAGATTCATTTCTCTGCCTTTCGGGGGAGTTTCGATGTCCGTGATTGTCGTGTGATCTGTTTTGCCCGGGCAGGGAGCGTGCGTGCCGGGGGACCCCGCTCTCCCGGATGCCTTTGCTCCCATGACATCTCGACCGTTTCACACTCCGCACGAGGCAACAGTGGTGTGTTGCTCCGTCGGCTTTCCGGTCGAGATGACGGCCGCTTCATTTCGGCCGTGACAGAAAGGTAGACCAGTTCGTATCCACTTGTCTTCGGTTTCGTTACATCAACTGGGCAGCCGTCCAGGAAATCTTGAAATTCACCCTCCCGCTCACCCTGGACCGCCCGGCGTATTCGACACCGCCACAATGGTGGGATGACGGGACCTACGACGCACTCACCTTCCACTCTGCCGGCCGACGATCCGAACCTGTGGCTCGAGGACGTCACCGGCGACGACGCCCTCGCGTGGGTTCGCGAGCACAACGAGCAGACCGTCGCGGCGTTCACCGCCACCGACGAGTTCACCCGGCTCGAGACCGGGATCCGCACGATCCTCGACACCGATGCCCGCATCCCCTATGTGCGTCGGCGCGGCGACTACCTCTACAACTTCTGGCGCGACGCCCGACACGTCCGCGGACTGTGGCGTCGTACCACGATGGACGAATACCGCAGCGACACAACGGAATGGGAGATCCTCGTCGACGTCGACGAGCTTGCCGAGCGCGAGGGCGAGAACTGGGTGTGGTCGGGTGCGCAGGTGCTGCGCCCCGAGCAGGACCGGGCACTGATCAGCCTGTCCCGCGGTGGCGCCGACGCCGTCGTCGTCCGCGAGTTCGATCTCACCACCGGCACGTTCGACGACACCGCGACCGGCTTCCACACCGACGAGGCGAAAACCGACATCGGTTGGATCGACAGCGAAAACATCTACATCGGAACGGATTTCGGCGAAGGATCTCTCACCGACTCCGGTTACCCGCGGATCGCGAAGCGCTGGCACCGCGGCACTCCGCTCGCCGACGCGGTCACGGTGTTCGAGGGCGAACGAACCGATGTCGCGGTCTCGGCATGGCACGACAGCACCCCCGGCTTCGAACGGAGCTTCGTCGAACGCGCCGTCGACTTCTACACGTCGCAGCGCTTCCAGATCCGCGGCGACGGCACCCTGGCGCGTATCGACACCCCCGAGGACGCCCGGATCTCCGTCTACCGCGAGTGGCTGCTGATCCGACCCCGCTCACCGTGGACCGTCGACGGCACCACCCACCCGGCCGGCTCGCTGCTGGCCGCGCGGTACGACGCCTATCTCGCCGGCGACCGCACGTTGACCACCCTGTTCACCCCCGACGAGCACACGTCGCTCGAACAGTACGCGTGGACCCGCCACCACCTGCTCCTCGTGACGCTCACCGATGTCCGCTCCGCCGTCCACGTTCTCACCCCGAACGAAAACGGTTGGGAGAAAACCACTCTCGATGGACTCCCGGCGATGACATCCACCGAGATCATCGACACCGACCCGCGCGAGAGCGACGACTTCTTCCTCAACGCGAGTGGATACCTCACTCCGGCGACCCTCGTGCACGGCACCGTCGGCGGCCCACTCGAGGCCCTGAAGGCTGCGCCCGAATTCTTCGACACCACCGGACTGTCCGTGACGCAGCACTTCGCGACCTCCGACGACGGCACCCGCGTCCCGTACTTCGTGGTGCGCCGCGACGACGCCCCCGCCGGCCCCACCCTGCTCTACGGGTACGGCGGCTTCGAGAACTCGCTGACCCCCGCCTACAGCGGCATCACCGGCACCGCGTGGCTGCAACGCGGCGGCACCTACGTCGTCGCGAACATCCGTGGCGGCGGCGAGTACGGCCCGGAGTGGCACACGCAGGCCGTCCGCGAGGGCCGGCACCTCGTGTACGAGGACTTCGCCGCCGTGGCCCGCGACCTCGTCGCCCGCGGCATCACCACGCCCGCACAGTTGGGCGCACAGGGCGGCAGCAACGGTGGGCTGCTGATGGGCGTCATGCTCACCACGTACCCGGAGTTGTTCGGCGCGATCGTCTGCCAGGTGCCGCTCCTGGACATGAAGCGCTACCACCTGCTGCTCGCGGGCGCGTCGTGGACGGCCGAGTACGGCGACCCCGACAATCCCGACGACTGGGCGTTCATCTCCGAGTACTCGCCGTACCAGAATGTGCGCGCCGACGCAGACATGGACGTGCGGTACCCACCGATCCTCATCGCCACCTCCACCCGCGACGACCGCGTCCACCCCGGACACGCCCGCAAGATGACGGCCCGGTTGGAGTCCGAGGGCCATCCCGTCCACTACTACGAGAACATCGAGGGCGGCCACGGCGGCGCCGCCGACAATGCGCAGGCCGCGTTCAAGTCGGCGCTGACCTACACGTTCCTGTGGGATCACCTGGCGAAACCGTCTTCGGACATCGAGCGCGTGGACTACGATTCGCCCGAATCCGTCAAATCGAATCGAGCCACCACATGACCTCCGAGGACCTTCCAGACTCCCCGGCCTCCCCGTGTCCCCTGTTCCGGCGCCTCGGCGCGGGGGCCCTCGTCACCGCGACCGCGGCGGCCGCACTGCTCACCGCGGCACCCGTCGCCGCGGCCGGCGGCATCCCGAACACCGCCCCGGCCGCACAACCGGCGGACCCGGCGGCGTCCGGTGCTCACATCACCCGCGTCGAACCCATCACCGACCGGTGGGTGCGGGTGTTCGTGTACTCGCCCGCGATGCAGGCCGAGCAGCAGGTGCAGGTTCTGCTGCCGCGCGACACGACCGCCCCGCGGCCGACGCTGTACCTGCTCGACGGCAGTTCCGCCGACCCCGGTACCAACAACTGGACCGAGGAGGGCGGGGCCGTCGAGTTCTTCGAGGACAAGCCCGTCAACGTCGTCCTCCCCACCGGCGGTGAGGCCAGCTACTACACCGACTGGGAGCGCCCCGACCCGAAGCTCGGCAACTACCGGTGGGAGACGTTCCTGACGAAGGAACTGCCGCCGCTGATCGACGCCCGATTCGACGGCACCGGCGTCCAGTCGATCGCCGGACTGTCGATGGGAGCACAGTCCGCGATGATGCTCGCGATGCGTGCGAACGGCTTCTACCGCGGTGTCGCGGCGTTCAGCGGGTGCTACCAGACCGTCGACGACCTCGGCTTCACCCAGATGCGGGCCACCGTGTCGTACCGCGGCGGCGACATCACCAACATGTGGGGGCCGCGCACCGATCCGCAGTGGGCCGAGCACGACGTACTGATCGGCGCCGAGAAACTACGCGGAACCGTGCTGTACGTGTCGACGGCCACCGGACTGCCCGGGCCGAACGAAACCCTCGACAACCCGAACCTGCCGCTGCTGCTGGCACTGGGCGCGCCGATCGAGGCCGTCACCGATCACTGCACGCACCGCCTCGACGACCGACTGCGGTCGCTCGGTATCCCGGCGACGTTCGTCTACAACCCGGTCGGCGTCCACACGTGGCCGTACTGGCGGGAGGAACTGCCGAAGTCGTGGCCGACGCTCGCGGCGTCGCTCGGCGTCTGAGCGCGCCCGGTTTCCGAACGGACGAGAAGGGCGGTACCGGTGCACGTGCACCGGTACCGCCCTTCTTCGATGCTCCGAGGAGCCGGTATCAGCTGAGCGAGCTCAGGGAGCCGAGCGAACCGGTCGAGGTCGAATCGCCACCGTCCGAGCTGCCCGAACCGATCTTGTTCAGCTGCTCGAGAATGGTGGTGAAGGACTTCAGGATGCTGATGATCTCGGTCGAACCCATGATTGACTCCCTGCAATTACTGGTGGTGTGGCGCCTCGAAGCGAATGCGCTGCGGCCAATATAACGACCGGAACGCGGTCTGGCATCGATTTGGCGCATGAATGCGGGATGAAATATCGGGGTGATGCCCGAAGGGAGGATTCGGGGAACGTCACTGCTGGTCACGGAGCCAGGCGACGATCCGATCCACGGTACTTTCGGGTGTCCGGATCCAGCCGTT from Prescottella sp. R16 includes these protein-coding regions:
- a CDS encoding class I adenylate-forming enzyme family protein, producing the protein MNEDPGLPVRSVSELVRHHATVTPDAPAFVTRDTRVSWAEYDATADRIASALAGAADGAVAVYLPDTMVFHAALVAAWRTGRIAVGIGSRSGAQEVAHLIGRSGARVLITSRSLHGTGTGTGTGTGVPGAEPVPHTDLDRIVYVDTDGSATAEDAGGRVLPVTERRFGAAGPRFTIHDVSMLNSTSGTTGLPKLVTQTEHRWIEFCRIAIRAGRITGDDVFLGAVPAPFGFGLWTAHFLPVLLGSPVVVLDRFDVDTMIDLLERERVTVLHCVSTQFKMLLRSTRAHDADLGALRVMFTGGEAVPYSEALAFEERTGAAVLQFYGSNETGAVSVTTVDDDADTRLRTCGHVIDDMRVRVFDDSGTEVRGDVRRGQPGVNGPLVCRGYWDDPAADAELYTDDGWMLLGDVVEIDVAGRVRVVGRKADIVIRGGKNISAVEVEESVQGHPAVAAVAVVGVPDDLFGERVCAVVVTGDGSALTVTGLAEWLTARGVTREYVPEYVVVADELPLAAGGKVAKGAVKALATQRLGLRSGSRP
- a CDS encoding carboxymuconolactone decarboxylase family protein, whose translation is MSADDATDGDGPLPRVRPGRLRELGPLNWVAWRVLSLGSGTKDAQLFSTLGRTGGLFRGWLHYSGVLMLLPGTKLTRFEIEVVVLRVAHLRDCRYEMDHHLRLGRRAGVTPQILDRILHGPDHPDWSPRYRAMLAATDRLVTTAAIDDATWSALAEHLDDRRLVEFCLLVTQYDGLATTIGALRIRPDF
- a CDS encoding TetR/AcrR family transcriptional regulator, encoding MASTRREEILFHAAKLFSERGVAGTTVRDIADAVGILSGSLYHYFASKDDIAFEIVIAFVDDLNHRYEDAIASGGSAREHLDRMVTVAFAAAIDHPFATEIYQNESVLSSQPVDDTINAAVRRAHELWSATIEAGVASGEFRADLDVRHFHRMLSDAVWSTVRNSRPTLDRDSDRLRHNLITVFLDGFAVGTPGTPVAPVPARVVEPEPEIDHSDDDSDLDGLRRDVRELQAAVRDLRRLVAR
- a CDS encoding GTP pyrophosphokinase family protein is translated as MDPEQLRTDFSPFLMTYRFGITQLLTKVNILKDEFTHINRYSPIEHVTSRLKTPESIIRKADRIGCPITLDDVRDQILDIAGVRITCSFISDTYRIAEMITSQPDIEVREVEDYIANPKPNGYKSLHLIVTVPVYLSDTVHTIPIELQIRTIAMDFWASLEHKIYYKFNREVPEHLLAELTEAAETAHRLDVKMERLNDEFAKIKARSGSDDDAAEVARSTRMLDALQTRLHGQTPPD
- the ramB gene encoding acetate metabolism transcriptional regulator RamB, whose product is MSKTFVGARLRQLRTDRGLSQAALAKTLEISASYLNQIEHDVRPLTVPVLLRISEVFGVDTTFFSSQDDTRLIAELREVALDKDIGIDADAQEIAEMVSSHPGLAKAMVNMHRRFRNTSAQLAAATEDRFSDGSGSGSITMPHEEVRDYFYQRQNYIHDLDTAAEDLTARLRFHRGDIADGIARRLENLHDVQIVRRIDLGENVLHRYDPETRVLEISPALSGGQQVFKFATELAYLECGDLLRRLVDEGNFTSDDARSLAMLGLANYFAAATVLPYGQFHEIAEDFRYDIERLSAFYAVSYETICHRLSTLQRPKQRGVPWSFVRVDRAGNMSKRQSATGFHFSSSGGTCPLWNVYETFAYPGKIMTQIAQMPDGRNYLWVARTVERRAQRYGQPGKTFAIGLGCELRHAPRVVYADGLDLAGSTATPIGAGCRVCERMNCPQRAFPPLGKNLDINEHRSSVSPYTIR